The genomic window GCTTTTAAACAATCATCGTTCTCAGAGGAATCTAACTAATGATTTACGACAGCTGTGAACCTGAAAAGCTCCAAATCCATGCATTATGATACAGCCAGATATACACTCTCTCCTCGTGCTCGCTCATGCCTTGATCGTGTAACGACTCGACTCATCACTTTGCACAACTTTCCCTGTCCTCTTCTCTTCCCAGAACTTCAATGCCGACATCTTCTCGTTCTCTGCCTTCTTTCGCATTGCGGTCTCCTCCTTCTGCAGCTCGTCGGGCGTAAGATCTCTACCTTCCGCCCTCTTCTGTGCAATACTCCTATCTACCAAAGGCTCCTTCTTCGTCATGAGCGCCTTCACCTGCTCTCTTAGTGATTTAGCCTTTTGCCTCTTCTGCTCTACAGTCACGATTCCGTTGGCCTCAGCCGCCTGCGCAGTCTCCGACTTCACCTGTCCCAAACCCCAAGGTTTCGTATCCGCTGGCACTTCGGGCCACACGAAGGGCTGTTCCATCTCAACTGTCATGTACTTCTTCGACTCGTCGCGGAACCAGTGGCGCGGTTGTTGTACTGTGTCGCGGATAGGCATCTGCTTAACGTATGATCGAATGTTGAAGCATTTGACATTGTACGCATGGTAGAGGTAGTCACGGAGATCGTACTTGGAGAAGTCGAGTGGGACAAGGAAGCGTGCGTGGTATGGAGAAAGGCCTGGTGCGCGCACCATTGCAACCGTGAACTTGGGCCTGGAAGGGAATGTCAGCACGGAAATCTATACCGTGCAAGGAGGTCCCGCGACGTACAGATAGATCTTCTTGCTGCCGAAGGCGATCAGCTTCTTCGAGATCGGTACCGCGTCCATGATGAGTTGTATTGATTGCGCGAGGGCCCAATGGCGTCTGCTGACTGCGTGGCAGCTTCTGGGAAGGGACTTCAGGCGGAGAGATGGTCGACAGCACCTGCACGGGGATGTGGAGCGCGGGCGACTTGCGATGGTTCACCATCCAGAAAATCGCGGAGTTCTCGCAGCACCTCCGTGTCTTGGCGCGCGCGAATGAACGAACGAACGAACGAACAAGGGTTCTCGTCGTGTACACTTGCATACTTGCACACTCAACCAACCACCTGCACTTTCGAAGCCTTCCCCCTACATGATACTCACTGGCACTGGATTTTGTGGTAATCACAAGCTGATGGCAAACAAAGTCTGCTTGGTGCCTGAACACTCTGCAGCTGCATTCGTGAATGGAAGTGTCCAGACTGTGAATTAACGTGTCCAGAACCTACACCGCATGGGCAGATCGTAGAATAGTAGGCACCTGGGTCCAGGCAATTGACACCTATGCTGTCGTGCTCAAATGTAATGAGAATACGATACTCACCAGTACCTATATTCTGCTCCCGACTTGGGCACACCAAATCCGGAAGTGCTCCAACAAGCATGCTTAACTTGACAATATGTATGCAGCTTATCGACCAATCCGGTTCCAAGAGGTAGTCCCCAATCCCGTTTGTGCTGCGCTGCAACACTCGAGACAGCGGCAGAGTCTttcttctacctctttcttgcCGTCTGCGCTCTGATACCTCGCATCTTTGTCGGCCTGATACTGCTCGGATCTCCAATTTCGCGCCACAAGAGAGTATAATGATGCTTTAGGTCTTCATGCGATCAAAACATCAAGAGCATAAGCCTATTGTTGTCAATCTGATGCTCTCATTTCTGTACTCAGGGTCACAGTCGCCTGATTGTATCTGGAGGTGCAGCAGGATACAATTCAGATAACGATAAGTCTCTTCAGAACGCTCGATCAATATTGCCCTGGTACGTCATTGTCGGGTGCTCTTGCCAAACTCGCACTCACCTTGACCTCACCTCACGATAGTCGTCCCCCACCAAAACTCATACTCCTTCACAGTCACGCAGTATCCAGCAACCAGCACTTGGAGAGTATTTACCCCAGTACAAGCTCACAACAGGCCATGGAACGATTCCGGCAAATATCTTGGCCAACCAGTGTTCAGGAGTCTACTCTCAGGCCGAAGAAAGTCAGCTGCACGATTGCCGTTCACGCAGAATACCGACGTGGCACGCATAGAAGCGAAGGCGCTACGCTCGTTGATAGTATCTACAAGGACACAGGCTGCGTTGTGGTGGCTTACTGGGAGCAGTCTACAATCAAGCGCTTCGACGTGTACCCAGGTGCTGGCTTGACGGACGCTGTTGCTGCTATCAACAAATGGATTGCTCGAGGCGCCCAGAAGAGCAAGGAATCTGCCGTTTGGGCAAAGACACCCGCCTTCAACCAATCCCAGTGGTACCAGGACCAACTTGAGCTCCTAGAACAGGAGAGGATGGAGCTTTTCCTGGGCCCAGTACCAGACACGCGAGAGAATGAGGCTGTACGGCCAAGAGTACGCATTACTCGAGCTCATGATAATACTATCAACTGAACCATAGAACCAGATCACCATCGATTGGCCCGAAGACCTTCTCGGCATTGAAGTCACACCTCCGACCGTCTTTGGTAACACGCTGCAAGCCTTGGACGACATCAGAAAGCGAGATGGAGTCTTCATCACACTCTTACCAAACAACAAGATTGAGATCCTCGGGTTTGACATCATCAATGTCGAAGCAGCAGAAGCTCATTACAGAACATTGGTCGAGAGGATACGGAGTGAGAAGTGCAGTCTTCAGCAAGTGACCAACATGATATTGGATGAGCGAGAAGGCATTGATGTCGTGCTTCTTCCAGCCGAGAACTGGTGGCCCAATCACGCCCACAGAGTTGTTCCGCGTTTGCTACCATCCCCCATCATGGATCAATCAGGAAGCTTTCGAGAAGATGGACTGGACGATACTCAGATCATCGTAATCCGGAATTCCATCAAGCACGCGCTTGAAGCAGTGAGTTACAAGAAAGGTTCCTATGAATTTGTTGTGCGTCTCGGCTGCATCGCTCTTGACTCAAAGAAGGTGGGAGAAGACCAGATTGGGAGGAGACATGGGAAGGAGAAATTCACCAAATCGATCGATGGCACAATCGATCTGGTGCCGAAGAAATGGTACGTTTGCCACCTCTCAGTCCGATATTTGCTAATCCTACAGGCTCCTCGCCAACGTACTCGGAAGTCAACTCTATCATCGTCTTGTTGCGGCTGACGAAGTTCTGGAACCTGTCAAGTCAGCTGGCTACTGGGGTACTATGCCTGCCAGCTTGAGCAAAACTCACCCGTCGTTGCGTGGAATCTGGATCTTTCGAGACCCCAATAGCTCTCAAAGGCAACCTCAACCGCTTGCTCGTAATGTTGGGCGACCGACGCCTTTGGGGCAGTCATTACCCGCTGCAGGTACCAGCATACCAAGCAGTTTAATCATAGTTCAAGTCGACTGGACCGACGATGGGGAGGGCTTGTATGACAAGACTGATTCGAGATTCTACAAGCTTGAGGCAGGTAAGGGCGGTGCCAAAGTGAACATGGATATCAATTTGCTGGAGTTGGGAGAGCAAGTTCCACCAAGTCTGGCGGTCCGACGTTAAGAACTAACGACTTTTAGATCAAGAGCTTGGTCCTTTGCTCTAGAGTCGATGATGCCCATGACGCGATCGACGGCGCCCCCTGTACTGACGGGTTTTGCACAACGAGTTACTATACAGCCAGGTTACGATATGGCTTCAGCAGAAAGCTTCGCCAAGTGGGACAAGAGCCCAAGTGTCGACGCATCTTTGCAGCACTGGCGACTGGACAAGATCTACTCTTTCGGGATTCGAGAGACATGCTACAAGGCAGAGCTTACCGCCATGTGGTATCCGAAACAGTCGTTGCCATGCTGGGGTCTCGCTGTACGTCACACTGAATGGGCCACCCATCTTGCAGAGCTTGAGCGGCTGCAGACCGGTCATCAGGCTAACTGGGGTGACACTGTTTCCACCTTCTTACCCGCTGATGGAGGCTCTTCGATTTTTCTGGACGAAGATGACGATTTGGGGGTCAGCAAGT from Ascochyta rabiei chromosome 2, complete sequence includes these protein-coding regions:
- a CDS encoding mitochondrial 54S ribosomal protein YmL41 yields the protein MDAVPISKKLIAFGSKKIYLPKFTVAMVRAPGLSPYHARFLVPLDFSKYDLRDYLYHAYNVKCFNIRSYVKQMPIRDTVQQPRHWFRDESKKYMTVEMEQPFVWPEVPADTKPWGLGQVKSETAQAAEANGIVTVEQKRQKAKSLREQVKALMTKKEPLVDRSIAQKRAEGRDLTPDELQKEETAMRKKAENEKMSALKFWEEKRTGKVVQSDESSRYTIKA